From the Sphingobacteruim zhuxiongii genome, the window AAGAGATTAAAAACCCTAAAGGCTTACTCTATTTAGAGGATATCGTTCAGGAACTTAAACCATTTATTGATGATCAATACCGAACTTATCCAGACGCAGCAAATACGGCAATTGCGGGGAGTTCCATTGGCGGATTAATTAGCATTTATGCAGGTTTACTATATCCCGATGTATTTGGTACTATAGGCTCATTCTCTCCCTCTATCTGGATGGACGAAGAGGCGCTTTACTTAAAGACTCTAAACAAGTTGTTGAAATATGCAACGGAATATAGTAATCAGACCTTATACTTTTACGTTGGTGGGAAAGAAAAGCGATTTGACAATAAAACAAGTGAAAATGATATGAAGAAAGAACTGGAGAAATACATTGACTTCCTTGCCAAGAATTATAAAGGATCAATTGAGCTGGATATCAATGAGCATGGAAAACATGGCGCTGCATATTGGCAACTAGCCTTTCCTAGATTCTTTGAACATTGGAACCTTAATATGGGGAAAAATATTTAACTGCATTACTACTATTTATTTAGATTAATTATAAATAACTGTTATCTTTGCAGAGAAAATGATTATAAGGGCGAAGATAAAGGAGCATAATGAATGGTTGTTTTGGGAGGAACTCTCAGAAGAAAGTAGTTCTAATCGAGATTTATCTGAGAAAAACATTACGATCAGTAAGTTCCCTATTCAAATTAGCTCCTACCAAATATTAAGTAAAGGTATTTTTATCATTCAAGCGGAAATGACTTTTAGTGAAGCTGGGAGCATTCAAGCAGAGATTGATAGTGAAGCAATTGTCAGTCAATTTATCATCGGCGTAAACCAACACAACAAGCCAACTTTCAGCAAGCATAATATTCGGTACTTGCCCAACATGAATGAAGAGCATGTTGTCCCTGAAAACCAGCGATGCTTGTATATTCTATTGGTCATGACCCCGAACTTCTATCATAACTTAGTTACCATCTACAATCCGCTGCAAGATCAATTTAAGCAGCGTATGACCCAACGGAATGCAGTTTCTATTTTTAATGAGGATTTACCGGCGACGATTGAAATGCTACATACCATCGAAGAACTCGGGAAAATAAAAGACAAAAAAGAGCTAAAACAGATCTTTAC encodes:
- a CDS encoding helix-turn-helix transcriptional regulator, with the translated sequence MIIRAKIKEHNEWLFWEELSEESSSNRDLSEKNITISKFPIQISSYQILSKGIFIIQAEMTFSEAGSIQAEIDSEAIVSQFIIGVNQHNKPTFSKHNIRYLPNMNEEHVVPENQRCLYILLVMTPNFYHNLVTIYNPLQDQFKQRMTQRNAVSIFNEDLPATIEMLHTIEELGKIKDKKELKQIFTNAKVLELIMYQFEQFGLAVEKDIEEIRTEDILKLEDAKKILTQQFVDPPTQRQLSKIVLLNEFKLRNGFKRYFGTTIYNFITRLRMEEAKRLILDEEKNMYEIATQVGFKHQASFTHAFKKYYGILPSDIYRSGQASH